GTTTAATCCCAAGGGTGATAATTTCTAAAGAAATATATTCAATATCAATAATTAAATAAGTTGTAATTCATTTTGATCAACTTTATTAATTGTGATCGATTAGAAAAAAGTGCATGAATAAAGAATATCAGCAAACAATTAAAAGATCAATAACCGTTTCAGGCGTTGGATTGCATACAGGCTCTCAAGTGGATATGACCTTTAATCCCGCGGCTCCAAACCACGGATATAAATTCAGAAGAATAGATCTGGCCGGTCAGCCTATAATTGAAGCCGATGCAGACCTTGTAATAGATACAGCGCGTGGAACTACCATTGCCCGAAATGGAGCAAGTGTTTCTACTATCGAACATACCCTTGCAGCTTTGGTTGGAATGGGCATCGATAATGTGTTGATCGATCTCAATGGTCCCGAAACGCCCATCATGGACGGTTCTTCCAAAATGTTTATGCAGGCTTTGGGCAATGTTGGCGTTGAAATTCAGGATGCGGAAAGAGAATACATTACAATTAGCCAAAATATCACTTACAAGGATCCACTTCGCCAGACGGAAATTACCATTATGCCTGCTGATGATTATCAGGTTACGGTAATGATAGATTTTGACTCAAAGGTGCTTGGAAAACAACACGCCACTTTAAATCATATATCTGAATTTCGCGATCAAATTGCAGATAGCAGAACCTTTTGTTTTTTGCACGAACTGGAGATGTTGTATGAAAATAACCTGATAAAAGGTGGTGACCTCAATAACGCTATTGTTATTGTAGATAAAGAAGTTACCGCCGACGAAATGGTTAAACTCAAAAAGATGTTTAACAAGGAGTCGGTAAGTGTTAAGAAGGAAGGAATACTTAATAATCTTGAATTACATTGGAACAATGAACCAGCTCGTCATAAATTACTCGACGTGGTTGGTGATCTTGCTCTTGCAGGAAAACCTATCCGCGGAAAGATAATTGCAAGTCGTCCGGGGCATCCTTCCAATGTTGAATTTGCAAAGAGAATTAAAGCTTTTTATAAAACTAAAAAGAACACTGTGGACGTGCCAAGATATGACCATACAGCAGAACCTGTTTATGATATCAACCAAATAATTAAAATGTTGCCACATCGATATCCATTTTTATTAGTGGATAAGATAATCGACATGGGTGAAAATCACATTGTGGGGGTTAAAAATGTAACATTTAATGAAGGCTTCTTTCAGGGACATTTTCCGAATAATCCCGTATTTCCAGGTGTTTTACAAGTTGAAGCATTAGCACAAACAGGAGGTATCTTCGTATTAAGCAAGGTGCCTGATCCTGAAAATTACGATACTTATTTTTTAAAGATCGATAAGGTTAAATTTAAACGCAAGGTTCTTCCGGGCGATTGTTTATTGCTCAAAATGGAGCTTATAAATCCGATAAGAAGAGGAATTTGCGAAATGAAAGCCACTGCATACGTAGGAAATAACATCGTAACAGAAGGAGAATTAACTGCTCAAGTTGTAAAGCGCAATCAAAATTCATGAATCAGCCATTAGCATATGTACATCCGCAAGCACAAATAGCCGACAATGTGGTTATTGAACCGTTTGCATCCATTTCAAAAAACGTAGTTATCGGAGAAGGCACCTGGATAGGAGCAAACGTAAGTATAATGCCCGGAGCACGTATTGGAAAAAATTGCCGGATCTTCCCTGGAGCCGTTATTTCTGCTGTTCCACAAGATCTAAAATATATGGGTGAAGATACAGAGGTTGTTATTGGGGATAATACAACTATCAGAGAGTGTGTAACAATCAACCGTGGAACAAAATACGCTTTCAGAACCGTGGTTGGTAACAATTGTCTCCTCATGGCATATTCGCACGTGGCACACGATTGTGCTATCGGAAATAACGTGATATTGGCGAATTCCGTAAATCTTGCCGGACATATTGAAGTTGGAGATTGGGCAATTATGGAAGGATTGGTTGCCGTTCAGCAATTCATTAAAATTGGTGCGCATGCATTTATTGCGGGAGGATCGTTGGTGAGAAAGGATGTTCCGCCATTTGTAAAAGCCGGTCGCGAACCATTGAGTTATGTTGGGGTGAATTCGGTGGGTTTGAGAAGAAGAGGGTATAGCGCAGAAACCATTCAGCATATTCAGGAAATATATCGTTTATTATTTGTTCGCGGATATAATGTTACCAAAGCCTTGTATATCATTGAAGCTGAAGTACCTGCATCTGCCGAACGCGATATGATCGTGACCTTTATCCGCAATTCTAAGGAAGGTGTTATGAAAGGATTCCGCCATATTAACGAATGAAAATTGAACTCCGCGGTGTTTCCAAAAGATTTAATTACGAATGGATTTTTCGTGACCTGACCTTCGATTTTGAAAGCGGAAATAGTTACGGTATCACTGGCCAAAATGGTTCAGGTAAGTCAACTTTGATAAAGATAATCTCCGGTCAGCTTACCCCTTCTGAGGGGATAATTACTTATCATGATACTAAACCCTGTTCGGTAGAAAATATTTACGCTGAAGTCGCATTTACAGCACCATATATCGACCTTGTGGACGATTTTAACCTCTCTGAGTATCTTCAATTTCACTTTTCCTTTAAAAAAATATTGAAAGGTCATTCTCAAAGCGATCTGTTAGAAATTTCCGGATTGCAGAAACACCGGAATAAATCGCTCAAGACATTCTCCTCTGGGATGAAACAACGGGTTAAATTAATTACTACAATCTTGTCGGATACAAAACTATTATTACTGGATGAGCCTACTTCCAACCTCGATGCAGCAGGTGTTTCCTGGTATGGTCAATTAATGGAAGACTATAGAAACGATCGTATTGTAATTGTTGGATCCAATATGGAAAGGGAATATCAATTTTGTAATAAAAGCCT
The genomic region above belongs to Bacteroidota bacterium and contains:
- a CDS encoding bifunctional UDP-3-O-[3-hydroxymyristoyl] N-acetylglucosamine deacetylase/3-hydroxyacyl-ACP dehydratase, whose amino-acid sequence is MNKEYQQTIKRSITVSGVGLHTGSQVDMTFNPAAPNHGYKFRRIDLAGQPIIEADADLVIDTARGTTIARNGASVSTIEHTLAALVGMGIDNVLIDLNGPETPIMDGSSKMFMQALGNVGVEIQDAEREYITISQNITYKDPLRQTEITIMPADDYQVTVMIDFDSKVLGKQHATLNHISEFRDQIADSRTFCFLHELEMLYENNLIKGGDLNNAIVIVDKEVTADEMVKLKKMFNKESVSVKKEGILNNLELHWNNEPARHKLLDVVGDLALAGKPIRGKIIASRPGHPSNVEFAKRIKAFYKTKKNTVDVPRYDHTAEPVYDINQIIKMLPHRYPFLLVDKIIDMGENHIVGVKNVTFNEGFFQGHFPNNPVFPGVLQVEALAQTGGIFVLSKVPDPENYDTYFLKIDKVKFKRKVLPGDCLLLKMELINPIRRGICEMKATAYVGNNIVTEGELTAQVVKRNQNS
- a CDS encoding ABC transporter ATP-binding protein, whose product is MKIELRGVSKRFNYEWIFRDLTFDFESGNSYGITGQNGSGKSTLIKIISGQLTPSEGIITYHDTKPCSVENIYAEVAFTAPYIDLVDDFNLSEYLQFHFSFKKILKGHSQSDLLEISGLQKHRNKSLKTFSSGMKQRVKLITTILSDTKLLLLDEPTSNLDAAGVSWYGQLMEDYRNDRIVIVGSNMEREYQFCNKSLDIADYKK
- the lpxA gene encoding acyl-ACP--UDP-N-acetylglucosamine O-acyltransferase gives rise to the protein MNQPLAYVHPQAQIADNVVIEPFASISKNVVIGEGTWIGANVSIMPGARIGKNCRIFPGAVISAVPQDLKYMGEDTEVVIGDNTTIRECVTINRGTKYAFRTVVGNNCLLMAYSHVAHDCAIGNNVILANSVNLAGHIEVGDWAIMEGLVAVQQFIKIGAHAFIAGGSLVRKDVPPFVKAGREPLSYVGVNSVGLRRRGYSAETIQHIQEIYRLLFVRGYNVTKALYIIEAEVPASAERDMIVTFIRNSKEGVMKGFRHINE